From a region of the Calliphora vicina chromosome 4, idCalVici1.1, whole genome shotgun sequence genome:
- the LOC135958134 gene encoding pyridoxine/pyridoxamine 5'-phosphate oxidase isoform X1: MSQIKQTCHLAKISNVAPTPVQMFLNIIEKIKPNPLIMNLATVDKEFDVLNRSVIYRGLTEDNQTHICFVTEKNSRKYRNLKENPKLSLTMICSVPEEFWQIRLFNAEAVELSADVVAKFWQEEPLFAKIRSHICDCGKPNDGKELDRKYQELFGSCQRESKDLEQTESYTAFKIIPKLWDFYKSEPNKIADRVQYKQIEGENGKWEIYHVDA, encoded by the exons ATGAGCCAAATTAAG cAGACATGTCATTTAGCCAAAATTTCCAATGTTGCCCCGACGCCAGTACAAATGTttctaaatataattgaaaaaattaaaccaaatcCCCTGATCATGAACTTGGCTACAGTAGATAA AGAATTTGACGTTCTTAATCGCTCTGTTATATATCGTGGCCTCACCGAAGACAATCAAACACATATATGCTTTGTTACCGAGAAAAATTCTCGTAAATATCGAAACCTTAAAGAAAATCCAAAATTGTCACTGACTATGATTTGTTCAGTACCTGAGGAATTTTGGCAAATTCGTTTATTTAATGCTGAAGCTGTTGAATTGAGTGCTGATGTTGTGGCAAAATTTTGGCAAGAAGAACCCTTATTTGCCAAGATCCGAAGTCATATTTGTGATTGCGGCAAACCTAATGATGGTAAAGAACTTGATAGAAAGTATCAAGAACTGTTTGGAAGCTGCCAAAGGGAATCCAAGGACTTGGAACAAACAGAATCATA TACTGCTTTTAAAATCATACCAAAACTTTGGGACTTCTACAAGAGTGAACCCAATAAAATCGCCGATCGTGTGCAATACAAACAAATCGAGGGAGAAAATGGTAAATGGGAAATTTATCATGTTGATGCCTAG
- the LOC135958134 gene encoding pyridoxine/pyridoxamine 5'-phosphate oxidase isoform X2, with the protein MSQIKTCHLAKISNVAPTPVQMFLNIIEKIKPNPLIMNLATVDKEFDVLNRSVIYRGLTEDNQTHICFVTEKNSRKYRNLKENPKLSLTMICSVPEEFWQIRLFNAEAVELSADVVAKFWQEEPLFAKIRSHICDCGKPNDGKELDRKYQELFGSCQRESKDLEQTESYTAFKIIPKLWDFYKSEPNKIADRVQYKQIEGENGKWEIYHVDA; encoded by the exons ATGAGCCAAATTAAG ACATGTCATTTAGCCAAAATTTCCAATGTTGCCCCGACGCCAGTACAAATGTttctaaatataattgaaaaaattaaaccaaatcCCCTGATCATGAACTTGGCTACAGTAGATAA AGAATTTGACGTTCTTAATCGCTCTGTTATATATCGTGGCCTCACCGAAGACAATCAAACACATATATGCTTTGTTACCGAGAAAAATTCTCGTAAATATCGAAACCTTAAAGAAAATCCAAAATTGTCACTGACTATGATTTGTTCAGTACCTGAGGAATTTTGGCAAATTCGTTTATTTAATGCTGAAGCTGTTGAATTGAGTGCTGATGTTGTGGCAAAATTTTGGCAAGAAGAACCCTTATTTGCCAAGATCCGAAGTCATATTTGTGATTGCGGCAAACCTAATGATGGTAAAGAACTTGATAGAAAGTATCAAGAACTGTTTGGAAGCTGCCAAAGGGAATCCAAGGACTTGGAACAAACAGAATCATA TACTGCTTTTAAAATCATACCAAAACTTTGGGACTTCTACAAGAGTGAACCCAATAAAATCGCCGATCGTGTGCAATACAAACAAATCGAGGGAGAAAATGGTAAATGGGAAATTTATCATGTTGATGCCTAG